CCACAAGGTCGATTGGCTATCGAAGTTGCCGCGTTGGAAGAGCACTTGCACAATCGGCGTGGCTAGCATCATCAAGCCAGCAGCGGCGGGAATAATCGCCCATAAGACTGTACCCAAGGTGCTACGGGTGGTTTGATTAAAGCCCTCGTGATCGCCAGCAGCATCCAAGCGGCTGAGTTGCGGAAACATGACCGTAGCCAAACTGAGGGCAAAAATTCCATGCGGCAGTAACATTAAGGTCAGGGCATTGCTCAAAGCCGTGGCACGGCCATCGCCAAACAATTTAGCAAAGCTAAAAATCGCAATGGTGTTGATTTGCATCGCCGCTTGGCCAAACACCCGTGGCCCCATCAACAGGCCAATGCGGCGCAAGGCGGCATCGCGCCAGTTGAACAACACCCGATAGCGAAAGCCTGAGCGATAAAGCACAGGCAATTGACAAACTAAATAAAGCAACGCCCCCAACACCACGCCCCACGCCGCTCCTTCAATTGAAACCAGCTGCCCATTATGCTCAACCACGCTAATCGGGTGCTGTACCCAGCCAAAGCGTACCAACAACGGCCCGATCAGCACAATTCCAGCAATAATCGCCACGTTATAAATCACCGGAACCAGAGCTGGCAGCGTGAAATGATCAAGCGCATTCAGCGTTGCCATGGCCAAACCACCCAAACCGAGCAACAGCGGCGAGAGCATAAACAAGCGCACCAAATAAATTGCCAAGCCCAGTTGTTCGGGCGTATAGGTTGGGTTGAGCCAACGCAGCAAGGGGTCAGCCAGCAGCAAAATTGCCAACGATACAACACTCAGCACGGTTAATGCAGCGTTGATCACCAAATTCGCCACTTGCCAAGCGCGTTCATGAGTTTCTTTGGTATAAGCTTCGATAAAAATTGGAATAAAGGCCGTGCCCAAGGCTCCACCAATAATCACCAAATATAACAAATCGGGAATTTGAAA
This genomic interval from Herpetosiphon gulosus contains the following:
- the murJ gene encoding murein biosynthesis integral membrane protein MurJ gives rise to the protein MSNESLSTTPAPTPSPFRKRSMSALLNSAIVMLGYLLSRVIGIVRQTVLSSYFGTNIVSDIYTTAFQIPDLLYLVIIGGALGTAFIPIFIEAYTKETHERAWQVANLVINAALTVLSVVSLAILLLADPLLRWLNPTYTPEQLGLAIYLVRLFMLSPLLLGLGGLAMATLNALDHFTLPALVPVIYNVAIIAGIVLIGPLLVRFGWVQHPISVVEHNGQLVSIEGAAWGVVLGALLYLVCQLPVLYRSGFRYRVLFNWRDAALRRIGLLMGPRVFGQAAMQINTIAIFSFAKLFGDGRATALSNALTLMLLPHGIFALSLATVMFPQLSRLDAAGDHEGFNQTTRSTLGTVLWAIIPAAAGLMMLATPIVQVLFQRGNFDSQSTLWVVQALIMYATALPAFGVAEILIRGFYARQETTIPVVIGVVTVALNIGLCWLLSQYSTSHIGLAGAFSITNNLELLLLLMMWRRRNGNLDATGQLRRSLLITLVSSLAMVLVLQAPVYALLIAGLLGLDYTWRRWGRQRWPQAGQVPIWLGLALAMLACVGLGWQLQLFDLATWLQIAPQAQSLWGLLGSLVFNGLLAIAVYFACSSALGAPEAAVWQQRILGRLKRR